The following are from one region of the Oreochromis aureus strain Israel breed Guangdong linkage group 1, ZZ_aureus, whole genome shotgun sequence genome:
- the LOC116335780 gene encoding cytochrome b-245 light chain has translation MGKIEWAMWANEQALASGLILLTGGIVGVAGQFRGWQFAAYAVAAGVFVCLLEYPRSKRAKGTSVERTGQYCFTVCVKAFGPLTRNYYVRAFLHAAICVPGGFMLATVLGCVCLGIASLIYLAAAIRGEHWEPILPRKEIRKPVGESIKNPPQNPPPRPPPEMRRKQAGDLEKSAYDNPMSVTDDE, from the exons ATGGGGAAGATTGAGTGGGCGATGTGGGCTAATGAGCAGGCTTTGGCGTCGGGTCTAA ttcTCCTCACAGGAGGGATCGTAGGCGTTGCTGGACAGTTCAGAGGGTGGCAGTTTGCTGCTTATGCAGT TGCTGCcggggtgtttgtgtgtctactTGAGTATCCCAGAAGCAAGAGGGCCAAGGGCACGAGCGTGGAGAGAAC GGGCCAGTActgcttcactgtgtgtgtaaaagccttTGGACCACTCACCAGGAACTACTATGTCAGGGCATTTTTACATGCTGC TATCTGTGTACCTGGAGGTTTTATGCTTGCCACTGTTCTCGGATGTGTCTGCCTTGGCATTGCCAGCCTCATCTACCTTGCA GCCGCTATACGAGGCGAGCATTGGGAGCCCATTCTTCCACGGAAGGAGATCCGAAAACCAGTTGGAGAGAGCATCAAGAATCCTCCTCAGAATCCACCACCAAGACCTCCTCCAGAGATGCGCAGGAAACAAGCAGGCGATCTTGAAAAATCAGCCTATGACAACCCCATGTCTGTTACTGATGATGAATAA